One Perca flavescens isolate YP-PL-M2 chromosome 5, PFLA_1.0, whole genome shotgun sequence genomic window, CTGTATAAAGTATAAACTATGTTTTGCAACGTATGACTACATGTGAGTCATACAAGTGGCCTAACATTGCTAGCTTGTGTGCTGCTGGTAGTGTGTCCTTAAAACTAACACTATTccacatatatgtgtgtttgtgtttagatGTCCTCAGACGAAGAGGAACCGACCAGTCCTGTTCTGCCCAAGGACTCTGATGCAGGCAGCTCTGTCTCCTCTGAGCTTCAGGtgattaaagaaaaacacattccGGGTGTCTGTATGTGTCAGATCTGGGAACACAGCACCACTGTGTAGCACATCTTCACAGTGAAGTTGGTTACGGCAAGTAACACATGCAACAAGTTTCAATCAATAATCCAAATGTATTACATCACTTATTTGTAAGTTAAAACAAAGGTAAACACACCCAATATGTCAACCACTATTAGAATTGCTGAACAGGGTGTTCAACGCACCCcggtttcagtttaaaaaaaaaaacaacgtcttgctacgttttgtcggggctgaacATGGCCTCTGTCTTTGCGTCCTTCTGTCCCAAAATTGACAGTGATGATTAAAATGTTAACCAATAGGAACAATTGCTATGCAAATCAGAAACTATGAACATAAGTCACagattgtaaaaaagaaaaagatagatCAATGGAACCTTAAGCTCactgtgttttttattattgtttatggATCAACAGGATGAGTATGAGGAGCTCCTCCACTATGCTGTGGTCACCCCTAAGCTTGACAGACTCAACATTGCTCACTTGCAGCGGCTGGGCACCTCACATCTGTCTGCAGAGGGTCGGCCTTCCCAGAGAAAAGATAACACAAAATCACAATGCCCAGCAGGTATCTTGGGTTCCTCTTGTATGCAGAACACATTTCACGAAGTCTTTTTGACAGAAACACCACTTGAGACCCTCCCAGGCACTGCCCACATCAAATGATCAGTTGTCAAAAGGATATGGCATCACAACATGGAAAAAAATGTAGTGTGCATTTCTCAGCTTCATATTTTTAGCTTGTTAACCAGTCTAGTCAAGATGCATATGATATAAGTCTGTCAGATTGTACCCCCTATCTCTTTCCCCTACAATACCCACATCTTAAACAGTCCATCAGCCCCCGCCAGCTCCAGCTTCAGCTGTAGCTCTCATTGGAGGTTTAGTGCTTTAACTGTCATGGAATAGTGCACAGGGATGTAGATAGCAGACGGCAGATTGGTAATGATCTCCTGGCTCTCTGCCCGTACTGCTCTTTAGAGTGCAGGCTTTCTCTTCCCCCTGCAGGATTTAATTAAGATTTTGTAAATGCATTCCTGGACAAGGAACCATTGTCAACTTATTCAGCATTCTCGCCAttgcctttttctgtttttgactttttgtttccctttttatttttactgactATTCCAggtcaaaatgtatttaagcaGCATTCCATTGTATCTATTTAGCATTGTAACGCTCTGATTTCCTTGTATTCTGTAAGATACTGCCACTGAAGCTAAAGATGGAAGGCATTCTAACAGTAGTGTGAGATCACAGGTCTCTCCCTTACTTGTTGAGCCCTCCACACGCTCAAGAGCCTCTCATGGTAAATTACAAATAcaaagaaacaaatgatatataattgtatatacatttttcttttcataaaataAGCTTAAAATACAACATTGTTTAATCTTCTGGTGatattctgtctgtgtttcttttttcttttccttccagCTGAGGAGATGGCAGGTCGGTCATCTAGCAGGGCGTCAGTGCTCTCAAACACTCCCTCAGACAGGTTACAGACAGTGTCTGAGAGGTCTAGGCCAAACAGCCCGCACGCCTTCGAGTCCACTGTGACAGAGATGTTTATATCAGAGGAGAACATAAGCAAGATGGAGAACATTCTGGACACGTGGAGCAACAACCTGAAGGTTAGTCTGCTTCCTTATTCTGTAGAACTGTCCTTCCACAATCATTCAATTTAATGGCTCTTATTTGCTGCATGCTTGAGAGCTGACCAAATATAATGTTGTATTGCTATAGGGCTCTGACATAGctgaataataacaataataataatagcagcGGTGTGTTAAGCAAAAGAGTTTTCCATAAGTGGTAAACATCTGTGGTACAATGTCAACAGAGCATTAATTAAGCCTTTGAAGAGCAATCTAGAAGGCAAAGTATGCTGTTTCTGGCATTGAAATGTTAGTGTTAATGCACTCCATTTACAAAACCTAAAATATGGAGAAAAATGTTTATGTCACTGACACACTGTCAGTCTCAGATTATATATAATGATCAATAAcccatactgtacatataaggGCAACTGAAATCTGCATCAAAGGTTTATATTGACATTTCCCTTACTCGTGCAATTATACCGTTTGACTGAGATGGATTAAATGCATGGAATACTGTGGACAATGTACATAAGCAATGGTGATGAAGAGGTCATAGATTATAAAGGGAATGTAGTGTCTCAGGAAGGCTTATTGAACAGGATGACAGCCCTTCTCTTCACGGAACCAGTGACCTTTTTAATTGTGTCTCCTAGTGGAATGATTTTGGAGGAGGTGAGCGCCTGCACGTGGTTGTCCTTCCTGCCCTTTTCTTCTAATGTTGTACAGCTCATTCATGGAGGGCAGATGACAACCAATCGCCTGCTAAGCAGTGCTGATGAAAGAGTTTGGCCTAGGAAAAGGCAGAGCCCTGGACTGTACAGTAGTAGAGGAAGTTGAGACACTTTCAGTTCTCTTGACCGATAGAATTGGTTGCTTGTGAGCCTCTGTtgttgtggggaaaaaaaaacctcttttgTTTTACCTTCCAAAAAAGGCAAACATGTTCACATTTGTGGGTGTATGTTATGTTTGACCCTGTAGAAATGTACCTGAGATCACAATCACACCATTTACCTCTAAAGCCAAATTTACACTATACTACTGCATCAGGGTGTTGGGGAGGCTGCATGTGGTAGCCTGTTCTAGACCCCCGGCACACCTGttcatcaaattcaaaatctaCTGAAGAAATGTGTACACATGCCCATATGTACTAAAGCACTGTGACTGTCCCACCCTCCATTCCCTAATTAGACAAATGTGCTGACTGAGCTCAGGAAGTGGAAGCTGGCCTTTATGGAGCAACACAAGCTGGAGATGCGAAAAGAGAGGGAACAGTATGCAGCCCAGACAGCTGGCCTGAGATCCGAGCTAGACAGCCTGAAGGGGCTGCTATACACCTACGAGACTTCCAACCAGAGAAAAGATGAGGTGACTTCATGTGTATTTATTTGCTTTCTCCAGTACGTAATGTGCTGGTTGGTTGGACATGGATTAAGTACCGGACTGTGATTGAATTTCCAGTGATTTCCATTGGCGTGAAATTTTAGTGTAGGACTGGTTGGGCTTAATCCATGTCTAAGCTATCAGCTCTGTATCTCTATTGTATGCTCCCTTGCACATTCTGTCTCTTATATTTATGTACACATAGAActggaaataaaaatataagtAACAACTTTGTCTGCTTTTTAGACAAGCTTTTTATGTGACGTGTCCTCCCTCAGGTGATTGTGAACCTGAGCCAGGTGCTggacagacaaaaagaaaagcttGAAAAAATGAGGGCCTTCACCCACTGGAGACTCCAGCACACTGCTGCCAAAGAAGAGGTACACTGATGACACTGTGGTGTTTCCCCCAGTTTGAAATCTGTTTACAATAAGCATGGGTGTCTTCACCTGCTTTTGTATGCATTGGAGAGATTTAGGATACATTTCATAGCCCTTTTAATGCAAGGAACATATTGACATTATCTTTTACACAGCATCAGTGTTTGCTTATTGTTTATCTTCCTGTATGATTCAAAACTTTGAACTCTCACATTTGCATAACGCACACTTGCACACTCACTGAGAAAATGCAGATGTTTACTAGTTTAGTCAACAAAAcggtttttaaatgttatgttttatgaaatatgaaaatTAACTTAAAAGATTACTTAACCTGGCacagaaggaagaaaaaaaaatctttttttgtacAGACAATATTCAATGATCGTCTTTGAATATCGGTTTACTCTTTAATTTAGGCTGAGATCTGTGGTGGTTGCCAGCTTCaatcacacatttacatttttttatatatacacacacacacagtatgtgtgtgtgtgtgtgtatatatatatatatatatatatatatatatatatatatatacacatacacacacacacacacacacacacacacagtatgtatatttttaaagaaattgaTGTACAATTACTGAAAGTGAATGTATTTTAACAGTGCTAGATTACTGTCAGTGCAGTTAAATGGTTTATGCAAATAATCGCTCTCTGCATGAGTTACCGAGCCATGCATCACTAAGTCACTGCACACTGAACATGCGTATGCCACATTTTTACACAAATATCCCCTCCTACAAAATTTACATATGTGAAATTTTGTCATTGCACTGATGAACAATCTGTTTCTTTTTCATACCATACTGCTTATCAAGCTAGCAAGTGCcttgtttttacatttacaaaatagATGTTTATGCCATTTGTTTAAAGTGGAAAGTTGGGTGAATGACTCATATTTTTGTCTAAACCCTGACACAGAACATGCCCCATAAGAGAAAATGCACTGCACATGCACAAGAATGAATTAAGGGTGTAATCATTACCTTGTGAATGTTTTCATGGTCTTGTGGTTCCCTGGTAGGCTCATGCTGTTCAGGTAGCGCAGCAGCACTACAATTTGCAGCTGAAGAAGAAGGTGTGGTTGGGCTGGCATTCTCTGATCCAGAAACACTGGAAGGTCAAGGTGGAGCAGGCTTGCCGTACAAGGGCTGAAGAGGTCTGCACCCGCCTGTCTACAGAGTATGAGGCCAAGCTGGCAGAGGTAAATAACGGAGTGAAGGACCTGCATATAAAACAGTGTGTATGGTGATGCTGCATTCAATTCATACTTGACTTTACCTCAGTGAGGTGTTTTACCACAGGAACCACAGTGGTCAGTATGATATATTGTACATTTACAAAGCTGAGTCATGTAAAGCAGAACCAAAGCGGTAGTGGTTACCATGTTTTATTAGTGTCTTACATAGGTACAtgtgtttttcaaatatttCTTCAGTAAATtgtaataaatacatacaatttaaacATTTCAGTGAATAACAGCCCCACTAAACTTCATTAATAGATTAAGAAATCAAAGGTTAATTAGGGAAAACAGAGAAGATTATAATGAAAGCAAGAAAACAACATGAGGTGTTTTTGTCAGTATTATATAAACTGATAAATTCCTTCTTTCTATCTTCTGCTACCTGTCTCCGCAGCACTGTGAGGCTCTAGAAAGGGCCCAGACAGAGATCCAAAGACTGCGACTTGAGCGAGAGCGCTATGAAGAATCTATGAAGAAAGCCTTCATGAGGGGCGTGTGTGCTCTCAACATGGAGGCTCTCGGCATGTTCCACACTACAGAGGGACGGCCGGAGCCCCATCCAGTTCATGATCAGCATGGTCTGTAAAAGAATGATCACACAAACCTGATTTTAGAGAACTAGCACATTAAAACTTGCACATGTATCTTCATCACAAGCCCCATAACTACATAAATAGACTAATGCTCTATTCAACAAAGCATAAAGGCACTGCTAGCTTTGCCTCtgtgctgtattgatttaacaCTGCTATCAAGATTGAAACTAACAGACAGAAAAGAAAGGAACACAAATTTCCAATAGAGTGCAGCCGTGTGCTATTGGCAATTGTGTAGATTTATGAATGAGTGGAGTGAAGGGTggtctttttcctttcttgAAGTCATTCACTGGCTCATCTAATAGGGTGATTAGTCCGTGGATGTGCTGAGTGCTAACTGAGCAGTCCTTTGTACAGGTTATAACCTTGATGTGGCACTCAAAAGATTACCTGTAAAAGCCCTCCGTAGCCCTTTGCAACATTTATTGACTAATGTaataactgtttttttattttttgtttctttctacaGATAATCTGCCTCCCCAGGATGAGCCTGGCTCTGCTACATTGGCTCAACTTCAACCATATCCCATCTCTTCCACACGGTTCAGCCCAGTCCACTTTGACCGCCCGGACCCTTCCCACAGTGAAGTAGAGGATATGGTGAGACACTTCTAATGgaaacatacatttatttacacacCATACTTCTATGCCATCTCAAATTTAATTGGATCAATCAATCAAGTCTCTCAATTTGAATTTGCCAGTTAATTTGCataatttttcttcttctttaatttagaatttttatttgttgttaatTTATATCGCTGCAAATTCTGGCTTCACACTCAACCGTTCTCATGTAGATGCCCCCAAAACACAAGTGTTCTACACTAGTCTTCCATTTGCTTCTGTAATTCCTTCTCCCTGTTTTCATTTGCCGCACTATGAGTCACTTCCTCTAAATCCCACTTCTGGTCCTGTTCCCCCTGATTCCCTTTTTCCTCAGGTGGACTCTGGTGCCCCGGTGTCCAGGGCAGAAATGATCCCTCCTACTACAGTGGTGCACAGCTCACTGCCACTTGGGGGCACTGCAATTTCCCACAAACAGGTTAGCATTAGACACACTGGTCTATCGACTCTGGTACATGTGTGACAAATTGAATAAATGGTTATCAAAATGGTGACCAACAACACAGAATGACTCAAGTTTAGTACAAAATAAATCTCTACTACAGTTATCACATGTATACACAATGCAATAATATTTGTTGTTTCAGGTGAGCAGTCGTGTTGTCACAGCCAGTCAACAAAAACCCTCAAAGACTGTAACGGCTCGCATCACTGCACGTACTGACGTTGGTAAAGCTGCCCGCAGCAACCTCCAGGTGATGGGTGTGGCTCCGCCCATGACCTCTGTGATAGTTGAACGCCATCATCCTGTTACACAGGTTTGTATTACTATCTATTGCCCTATTCACACAGGACTAGTATTACCTGGGGACCTCGAGTGATTTGTAATAATTGCGGAGGTCATCTGTAATCTTAATCCCATGCGAATAtgccatgtctgtaatttgtcacGTACAAATTTCGCTAAACACCAAGGTTTTGTGATAATATTAGTCCGGGTAAAATCAGCATCTCTGTGATTTGGGGTTTTATTGGCTGCATTGGTAATTATAAATGACAGTTTTGACAGAGCCTTGACATCATATGTGGGGAATAATTTCAGTAAattcaagtaaaataaaatacagacttGAAACACAGACGTGGGGGGGTAGTCCTGTGCAAATAGTGCTTATGTGTTATTATGTCTATACCTTtatgtgaatttaaaaaaaaaaatagtaaagaacattttcttttgtttctctttcattcTTTCAGCTCACCATTGGTCAGGCGATGGCTTCTAAATTTCCCCGCCCCTCCCAGCAGGGCCAAAGCTCCACTGGAGGCAGAAGCTCCTCCAGAACACACACCAGCACGTGCCAAGTACACTCCATCAAAGTAGTTGACTGACCACAAATACATATCTCACACAGCAGTGAATTGAATTTGCCCTTGCTTTCCGCATTTGAAGTGAACATTAGATTTTTTTCAGCTTACTCTCGTGATTGTAGATAGTTTATTTGTCCTCAATGAGGACATTTTCTAATGTGCATTTCTTGAGCAATATTATTTTTCTCAGGAAAGTACTACACAGACACAGGTGTTTAGAACTGCACacataaattattttaattataacCAGCTGGACAGAGTTTAGAATTGCAAAATGGACATTTATTTctagaaaaatgttttactcTAAATTATGCACAAGTGAGACTGTACTGTAatgtagtatttattttattgatgcTTTTTTAATGACACGGACTGTTCAACACCACAGGTTGTTTGCTTTATTAAACCAAAGCCATAATGATCtgacacacttttatttctaaaataaataaataattttactgGTAACTTTCTGTAGAGATCAGTAGTTGAAAAGGATGTAAACATGGAGTTTTTTTACATATCCATATGTTGCAGTGTTCATCCTCATGAAATGCTGCAGCTCTTACTGCTGGAACTCTCTGCCTCCATCCGAATCTTATCTGTAAGACAAATTAACATGTTCTGCAATAAGATTTTGGCACATGTCCCCTGGCAGCACAGCTATGTGTATAGATTCCTCAGTATATTTgtcttgattttaaaaaaaacaaaaaacaactgaaTGCACCTGCAGCTTTCCTGTTCCCTGTGAGAATGAGGCCCTCGTAGAGTTCTTTAGCAAGGCTCTTCTGAGCCAACTCCTCCCCGTGAAGCCAGATCAGCAGCATCCTGTTCCCATGCTCTTGATAGCTGTGTTGACCtgtagacaaacacacagcactGTACAGCCAAGAAAACAgtgtaacttaaaaaaaaaaaaaaaaaaaaaaaaaaaaaaactaaagattgCCAAGGTGCACTGGAagatgaaatagaaaaataaattagcAAGTCTGAAAAGAAATAGTTGTCCAAGGATATTCTTGTCATTGCCAAATTTTCTTCATGAATTCAGGGATTTTAATTCGTAGAATTTTGGCTACAAGAATCTTATGTTTTACTACTTCAGAGAGTTGCCAAATGCACAGTCAAAAGCCTGTCCAGTTAGTGTGAGTTGTGGCACCTGTCCACTGCTCCTCGATGGCCGACACTTGTTCCTTAGTGAAGCCCCAGTGTTCTGCAAGTCTTTTCCAGTCTCCTGGTTTCAGGAGCTCGTACGCCAGGCGCCAGGCCATGGAGCGGAGCTGCTTGTTCTCATAGCGGTGGTCGAGTTTAAATGTTAGCGCATACTCGCTGTGAACACTCTCATTAGGTTCTGTGTTGGCCTGAAAGGGCAATTAAATTATGTCAGCAGATTGATAAAAGCCACAAGCCTCAGAGAGCACAGGGGCATGGGAAGATATTATTggaaacacgcacacacgcacacatgcgcacacacgaTTAAAAGATGAATGccagagttaaaaaaaattccaaatcAAGAGGGGAAAGGAATCAGGCATAACCTTAATTAAATTGATGGTAAATTGGCTGTCAAATGCTTCTGTGCTGTGAGTCATTTTTTACCATGGATGCTTTAATAGTATTAGAGGGGATTCAACTAGTCTAGATTTTGACATTaggaaataaataatttgtgaTGAATGTAATTATTGATTTCAAGGCCTCAAGAATGTATTATGGCACACAGGAAAACGGTAAAAGTTAAGTATCATTTGCCCATCTCTCACCTTCCTCCAGGCGTAGTATCTTTCTGCTTTGATGATCATGTCCACAATAATCACCTCGTCTGCTCTGACTGCCACACCCAGAGCCGTCTTACCCTGCTACTCCGAATCCAACATGTACAAAAGAAATACACAAACTTTAATCACAACTGTAAGGTACCAGATTTAGAATCCAATTTGTCTTACCGTTGCAATGAATCATGCTGCTGATACGGCTTAAATTAATCATACATAGTTATTTTGCCCTTTGGATGGCCAAACTATCAGATTTTGGCCAAGATTAAGTCTTGAAAAAAGTGTGTACAAGAGAAGAATTTAATATATATGGCAACTACACTATGTTAGCTCTAACAGTTTGTGAGAATTCTTACCCTATCCCGGAGTGTCAGATCCAGCCCGGATTTAAGAAGCATTTCCACGACGTCAATTCTAGCCAGCTCTGCAGCAAGATGGATAGCAGTCTGGGACCTCTAACAGTTCATGGCATAGGACAGGACAACACAATGCAGCAAATATTTTCTCTATTTCTTTTCTTATATATCGTTTGGCTGACATCTTACGTTACTGTGCTGCTAGAAAGATCATACCTTATCGGTGACATTAATGTTGCAGCCAGCCTTCAGTAGAGAATGGATGACAGGGATGTGACTGTTCTTCACTGCCAGGTGGATAGGAGCCTCTAGGTGCTGAGAGCAAAAATATGCTGTTACACAACATgaagccccccaaaaaaggaACTGTTAGCTTAGGAGAAAATATGTAAAATCACAATGATGTGCATCCAGGCTGAGTGACAGTGGCAGCACAGCTGATATGTGTGTAATCCGTGTTACTAAAAAACTTGACTGAGCGAGTGTACTACGGCTACCTAGCTTGTGTTTGCTTACCTGATTCTGGAAGTCCGTATGGGCTCTGTGATCTAAGAGGAGTTGGACAAGAGCGGCGTCTCCTTTTTCTGCAACTGGATGGAGAGCACTGCATTTGGCCTTTAAGAGAGGGAGGTTTAGCTTTAGCTCTACTAGTAgtacaaaaaacatatttaccaCGTAAACTTTGATGCTGCCTATAGGATTAaccataaaacattttacaGGAATGCATTCTAATGCGTAtatgtatttcaggcctgtgtgttctaacaacagagtgaaaacattgtaattccCCCACTGGTGATcaattaaaaagtataaattaaatgtaattaatgaATCAGTCATTTCAATGTTAAAGTCAGTATAGTGGCCTATTGTACTGTTGTAAGAATGTTGGGGTCACAGCCAGCCTCCAGCAGGGTCAGGACACATGCTTCCTGACCGTTGTCAGCAGCCTGGTACAGAGCTGTCTCGCCATCCTGCAAcgcagacaaaaaaacaacagtagtGATGCTAGTTTCCCACAACAGAAGCAGAAAATTATTCTCAGGTCGACCACAATTTAAAATCTTACTTAAAATTTGAATAATGGTTCCAGGCATATAACCAACTACAAATCAGAAATAAACCACCTGAAAGAACTTGGATGGGCATCAGTAACTTCATAGCCATTCACACATCTATTTTTTATATTGGTTTTAAgtcttttaaacattaaattaataacattCATTAATAACCGGTAATTCAGATGATATCCATCAATAAACTCCAGCCCCACTTAGAAGAATTTTTGACCAGAAGCACCAAGTAAAATCTTATCAAATAAGAGCTCAAATTCAAGCCAGAACACAGTTTGCTTTGTTATATAATAGTACATGTTTGATACATCTTAATTAATCCAAAGTGGAGCCACCAACAAGCAATGGATTAGCCACTGAGCACACACTGTCACAAACTAGACCATGATAGAGAGGATGTTTACACTGATTGTCTACCATATTGACTTCATCCTGAGTATCAAAGCTCTGCAGCAGCGATTGGACGGCATCCAAGTGGCCGTTCCTGGCAGCTAAGTGCAGGGGCGTTTCCCCGCGCTGGCAGAAGGGAGGGAGGCAAACAACTGGCATCAAAGAGTGTTGAGTTTCATTGCAGGTGTAACACACAAATCAAAAACACTTAAAGTCCACACACACCTTGTTGGGCTTCATGGTGTCCATGTTGTATGGCCTAGTCAGCATATCCATCATTTCAACACACCCGTGCTCTGCTGCCAATGCAAATGCCCGGTGTCCTGACTGAAATATAATAATTGAGGTACAAACAACCATTTTCTGCATGTACTTTGGTAGTCCAAAATAACTAAAGAAAGTTAATTATGCAGCTGatttactttattaaaaagtaGTGTTAAGTAGATACCTGGTCATCTTTGTCGAGTTCTTTCATCTGCAGGTCATTCATTATATACTCTATAATTTCAGTGTGGTTGTTAATAGCAGCACAGTGCATGATGTTCAGTCCTTGCTGAGGTTGAAATAAGCAAGTTCATGTTTAATCAAGCAGTGTACATTAGAAGAAATGTAACTTGAGTTGAATTAGGAAACAAAAGGATATACAACAAGAACATCTGGGCTGAGGTTTGTAACAAGACACGCATACAAATGTTAGCTTCAAAATCCAGGGAAAtaaacatgatttatttttattttgaaatgttgcacaaaataaaaagacaaattgCCCAACTTCTGGATATTTTTCTTTGTCAGTTACTGAGAAACAGTAGAACAAATGTCTTCTTGCTTCTTTACCGTGTTCTCAACCTTCTGTTCAGCCCCAGCCTGCACTAATAATTTCAGGATCTCCAAGCTGCCAAACCAGGCAGCCAAATGAATGGGTGCCACACCGTACTGTCAGACACAGAACGCAAAATAGGAAGTCGTGATTACTTCAGAATATTACATAAGCTATTGTCAGTGGCACGTTT contains:
- the poc5 gene encoding centrosomal protein POC5 isoform X2, coding for MSSDEEEPTSPVLPKDSDAGSSVSSELQDEYEELLHYAVVTPKLDRLNIAHLQRLGTSHLSAEGRPSQRKDNTKSQCPAAEEMAGRSSSRASVLSNTPSDRLQTVSERSRPNSPHAFESTVTEMFISEENISKMENILDTWSNNLKTNVLTELRKWKLAFMEQHKLEMRKEREQYAAQTAGLRSELDSLKGLLYTYETSNQRKDEVIVNLSQVLDRQKEKLEKMRAFTHWRLQHTAAKEEAHAVQVAQQHYNLQLKKKVWLGWHSLIQKHWKVKVEQACRTRAEEVCTRLSTEYEAKLAEHCEALERAQTEIQRLRLERERYEESMKKAFMRGVCALNMEALGMFHTTEGRPEPHPVHDQHDNLPPQDEPGSATLAQLQPYPISSTRFSPVHFDRPDPSHSEVEDMVDSGAPVSRAEMIPPTTVVHSSLPLGGTAISHKQVSSRVVTASQQKPSKTVTARITARTDVGKAARSNLQVMGVAPPMTSVIVERHHPVTQLTIGQAMASKFPRPSQQGQSSTGGRSSSRTHTSTCQVHSIKVVD
- the poc5 gene encoding centrosomal protein POC5 isoform X1, encoding MSSDEEEPTSPVLPKDSDAGSSVSSELQDEYEELLHYAVVTPKLDRLNIAHLQRLGTSHLSAEGRPSQRKDNTKSQCPADTATEAKDGRHSNSSVRSQVSPLLVEPSTRSRASHAEEMAGRSSSRASVLSNTPSDRLQTVSERSRPNSPHAFESTVTEMFISEENISKMENILDTWSNNLKTNVLTELRKWKLAFMEQHKLEMRKEREQYAAQTAGLRSELDSLKGLLYTYETSNQRKDEVIVNLSQVLDRQKEKLEKMRAFTHWRLQHTAAKEEAHAVQVAQQHYNLQLKKKVWLGWHSLIQKHWKVKVEQACRTRAEEVCTRLSTEYEAKLAEHCEALERAQTEIQRLRLERERYEESMKKAFMRGVCALNMEALGMFHTTEGRPEPHPVHDQHDNLPPQDEPGSATLAQLQPYPISSTRFSPVHFDRPDPSHSEVEDMVDSGAPVSRAEMIPPTTVVHSSLPLGGTAISHKQVSSRVVTASQQKPSKTVTARITARTDVGKAARSNLQVMGVAPPMTSVIVERHHPVTQLTIGQAMASKFPRPSQQGQSSTGGRSSSRTHTSTCQVHSIKVVD
- the ankdd1b gene encoding ankyrin repeat and death domain-containing protein 1B, whose translation is MERRALALREMIKKHRPKTENLDPRKWMRQETVRGFADFILNKDSDKETDNSFDNKEMLLDAEKQFMEAAKSNDVETMKTLGKGLNINAKNVDNRTALHYAVAGKNKEAVQLLLQRRVKVDQKDKYGVAPIHLAAWFGSLEILKLLVQAGAEQKVENTQGLNIMHCAAINNHTEIIEYIMNDLQMKELDKDDQSGHRAFALAAEHGCVEMMDMLTRPYNMDTMKPNKRGETPLHLAARNGHLDAVQSLLQSFDTQDEVNMDGETALYQAADNGQEACVLTLLEAGCDPNILTTHLEAPIHLAVKNSHIPVIHSLLKAGCNINVTDKRSQTAIHLAAELARIDVVEMLLKSGLDLTLRDRQGKTALGVAVRADEVIIVDMIIKAERYYAWRKANTEPNESVHSEYALTFKLDHRYENKQLRSMAWRLAYELLKPGDWKRLAEHWGFTKEQVSAIEEQWTGQHSYQEHGNRMLLIWLHGEELAQKSLAKELYEGLILTGNRKAADKIRMEAESSSSKSCSIS